A single window of Salvia splendens isolate huo1 chromosome 8, SspV2, whole genome shotgun sequence DNA harbors:
- the LOC121744076 gene encoding protein COP1 SUPPRESSOR 2-like yields the protein MKAKNFRKRRIEVEDEDEDQDQEKSLALSLEEVKFLQKQREKKSGMPALPTVPSVAAATNSSAAALTRTVSDKNEGEIEKDDLVLQDTFAQETAVMVEDPNMLRYVEQELAKKRGKNIDAENQVENEVKRAEDELYKIPEHLKVKKLNSEEQSTQWTTGIAEIQLPIEFKLRNIEETEAAKKLLQERRHVGRTKSDSSIPASFSADFFQRGKDYAEKLRKDHPELHKDKGAQETGVEARNQDSVADGAGRRQAATDELMLDRFRKRERQRMTRR from the exons ATGAAGGCAAAGAATTTTCGTAAAAGAAGAATCGAGGTcgaagatgaagatgaggaCCAAGACCAGGAAAAGAG TTTGGCTTTGTCGTTAGAGGAGGTGAAGTTTCTTCAGAAACAGAGGGAGAAGAAGTCGGGGATGCCCGCCCTACCGACTGTGCCGTCTGTGGCTGCCGCAACTAACAGTAGCGCGGCTGCTTTGACTCGCACTGTCAGTGATAAGAATGAAGGCGAGATTGAGAAGGACGACTTAGTTTTGCAAGACACATTTGCCCAAGAAACTGCCGTCATGGTGGAGGACCCTAATAT GTTGAGATATGTAGAACAAGAACTGGCAAAGAAAAGAGGCAAGAATATTGATGCAGAAAACCAAGTCGAGAATGAAGTTAAGCGTGCTGAGGATGAGCTGTATAAAATTCCTGAGCATCTGAAA GTGAAGAAGCTAAACTCAGAAGAGCAGTCTACTCAGTGGACAACAGGGATTGCCGAAATTCAGCTTCCCATAGA ATTCAAACTAAGAAATATTGAGGAAACAGAGGCTGCAAAAAAGCTCTTGCAGGAGAGGAGGCATGTGGGTCGTACAAAATCAGACTCCAGCATTCCTGCAAGTTTCAGTGCCGACTTTTTCCAGCGTGGCAAGGACTACGCTGAGAAACTTAGGAAAG ACCATCCAGAGCTTCACAAGGACAAGGGAGCACAGGAAACTGGTGTGGAGGCTAGAAATCAAGATTCAGTTGCAGATGGTGCTGGTCGAAGGCAAGCTGCCACAGATGAGCTCATGTTGGACCGCTTCCGCAAACGAGAAAGACAACGGATGACGCGAAGATAG
- the LOC121744074 gene encoding HEAT repeat-containing protein 6-like isoform X1: protein MNLAIFKILSVSMSSSAVRSWRTAFLTLRDENSASPPCATIVRLLDKLILSPSDSLVAAAPQLPPHELTSDLILLLELARDLSYYQQGIEDVTQTFVKLSALIHAISHSSSLEMNSIMWGLVLDSFKRIVQVFFGNVETKRAIIRNVALIKPTKNCLESLRLLFSLYQTAASPSENGQLLNFVLEVVACFQGDSKHSTYFSDNYSVSRGVCEVLTIAFAMIGEAYSRVGASLPVEIWKSTIVVLRKVMDILASKGLLMEDYTVATFYVELLQCLHLVLAEPRGYLAEHVAGFVASLRIFFRYGLVNKPSVMNQPTNHLKGVGSTSQNMPFEVSNQPKSGPYRPPHLRKKVAANQQRKHEESLVSSGHEFISSDSDCSDNDGSVMDNSKAYLAKARLAAIICVQDLCRADPKLFTAQWTMLLPSNDVLQHRNYDTTLMSCFLSDPSLKVRIEAASTIMAMLDGPASVPLQVAEFKEHSKHGSFTTLSSSLGHILMQLHSGTLYLIKHETSNRVLALSFKILMLLIASTPYSRMPPELLSRIISSLQSTIEKGFPYHNDRNSLLAASIVCLTRALSVPASMCVNNMLLGEISSGCLEGQSSGVLFTLFQYSERLSTPSISLEALQALKSLSHNYPNVMTLCWEQISSIIYGVLSTFPDESSRLWRGNVEQTAASLKERVTTAAVKVLDESLRAISGFKGTEDLSTDKSLDSPFTSDFVKTKAISSAPSYSLETPVSTVDDSQTCILASERWLEATIKHMPLIINHSSAMVRAASVTCFAGMTSPVFISLPEDKQEYLTVSSINAALYDEVPSVRSAACRAIGVIGCFPQIYHSAEVLEKFILAAECNAHDSLVSVRITASWALANICDSLSHCLDALYAGRSSIGSTKCFEYTSLLVDSALRLARDNDKVKANAVRGLGNLARSIQFIKQLPINGDPLYSMPSKIEYHGGKGFKDHVEKRSQSVRSSPGSFDWLDQMVQAFLSCVTTGNVKVQWNVCHALSNLFLNKSLKLQDMDWTSSVFSILLLLLRDSSNFKIRIQAAAALAAPETINDYGKSYYDVVKSVEHIVENFKSDQIAEPSNFKYRIALEKQLTSTMLHLLALASRCDQRAIQDLLVKKASFLEVWIQNLCSSVGDTSNSLDEAKHASVDQKRDVIYRTIQSLVQVYESSNHHLLAQSLHGRGSL, encoded by the exons atgaatttagcaatttttaaaattttgagtgTTTCGATGTCTTCGTCGGCGGTGAGGTCATGGAGAACGGCGTTTCTGACCCTGAGGGATGAAAACTCGGCTTCGCCGCCTTGCGCCACCATCGTCCGCCTCCTTGACAAACTAATTTTGTCCCCATCCGACTCTCTCGTTGCTGCTGCGCCGCAGTTGCCACCTCACGAG CTAACATCCGACTTGATTCTGTTATTGGAGTTGGCTCGCGACCTCTCTTATTATCAACAAGGAATTGAAGATGTTACTCAGACCTTCGTTAAATTATCTGCATTG ATCCATGCAATCAGTCATTCCTCTTCTCTGGAAATGAATTCAATTATGTGGGGCCTTGTGCTTGACTCTTTCAAGAGGATAGTGCAGGTTTTCTTTGGCAATGTCGAAACAAAGAGAGCAATCATCAGAAATGTTGCTCTAATCAAACCCACCAAGAATTGCTTAGAAAGTTTAAG GTTACTTTTTAGTTTATATCAGACAGCTGCTTCACCATCTGAAAATGGGCAACTGCTGAATTTTGTTCTTGAAGTGGTTGCGTGTTTTCAAGGGGACTCAAAGCATTCTACATATTTTAGTGACAATTATTCAGTATCTAGAGGAGTGTGTGAAGTCCTTACAATTGCATTTGCCATGATTGGTGAAGCATACTCAAGAGTAGGTGCTTCTTTGCCAGTTGAAATCTGGAAGTCAACGATTGTG GTCCTTAGAAAAGTTATGGACATCTTGGCTTCTAAGGGTCTTTTGATGGAGGATTATACCGTTGCCAC GTTTTATGTTGAGCTTCTCCAATGTTTGCACTTAGTTCTTGCAGAGCCTAGAGGATATCTTGCAGAACAT GTGGCTGGATTTGTAGCATCATTGAGAATCTTTTTCCGCTATGGGCTTGTAAACAAGCCATCGGTTATGAATCAACCAACTAATCACTTGAAGGGAGTAGGATCGACAAGCCAAAACATGCCATTTGAAGTATCAAATCAACCAAAAAGTGGCCCATATAGGCCTCCACACTTACGAAAAAAGGTTGCAGCAAATCAACAGCGTAAACATGAGGAAAGTCTAGTTTCTTCTGGACATgaatttatttcatcagatTCAGATTGCAGTGATAATGATGGATCAGTGATGGATAACAGCAAAGCATATTTAGCTAAGGCGAGATTAGCTGCAATTATTTGTGTTCAG GATCTCTGCCGAGCTGATCCCAAATTGTTTACAGCTCAGTGGACAATGCTTTTGCCATCCAATGATGTGCTACAACACAG GAATTACGACACTACTCTGATGAGTTGCTTTCTTTCCGACCCTTCATTAAAG GTCCGGATTGAAGCTGCTTCTACTATTATGGCAATGTTGGATGGGCCTGCTTCTGTTCCCCTACAGGTAGCAGAATTTAAGGAGCACTCAAAACATGGGTCGTTTACCACACTTTCTAGTTCTCTTGGGCATATCTTGATGCAACTTCATTCAG GTACATTATATTTAATCAAACACGAAACAAGCAATAGAGTGCTGGCATTGTCATTTAAAATCCTAATGCTTTTGATAGCATCTACTCC ATATTCAAGAATGCCGCCTGAGCTGCTCTCTAGGATTATCTCTTCACTGCAGTCAACAATTGAAAAGGGGTTTCCATATCATAATGATCGGAATAGTTTGCTG GCTGCATCAATTGTTTGCTTAACCAGAGCTCTTTCTGTGCCTGCCTCGATGTGTGTCAACAATATGCTGCTGGGAGAAATTTCATCAG GATGTCTTGAAGGTCAGAGTTCTGGAGTACTGTTTACCTTGTTTCAATATTCTGAACGATTGTCAACCCCTTCAATAAGCTTAGAAGCACTTCAG GCTCTTAAATCTTTGTCCCATAATTATCCAAATGTAATGACCTTATGCTGGGAACAAATTTCCTCTATCATTTATGGAGTATTAAGCACATTCCCTGATGAGTCTTCAAGACTATGGAGAGGTAATGTTGAGCAGACTGCTGCATCATTAAAGGAGAGAGTCACGACTGCTGCTGTCAAG GTTTTGGATGAAAGTCTTCGGGCTATTTCTGGCTTTAAAGGAACTGAAGATCTTTCAACTGATAAATCTCTTGATAGTCCGTTTACATCTGACTTTGTGAAAACAAAGGCAATCTCATCAGCGCCATCATACAGTTTAGAGACCCCGGTTTCAACTGTTGATGATTCTCAAACATGCATCTTAGCAAGTGAGAGGTGGTTGGAAGCAACAATCAAGCATATGCCTCTTATTATTAATCATTCTTCTGCGATG gTAAGAGCTGCATCGGTGACCTGTTTTGCTGGAATGACTTCTCCTGTTTTCATTTCCCTTCCAGAGGACAAACAGGAATACTTAACTGTATCTTCA ATTAATGCTGCTCTATATGATGAGGTTCCTTCAGTTAGGTCTGCTGCTTGCCGAGCCATTGGTGTTATTGGATGTTTCCCACAAATATATCATAG TGCGGAAGTTCTGGAAAAGTTTATCCTAGCTGCAGAGTGCAATGCTCATGATTCACTGGTTTCT GTTCGTATTACAGCTTCATGGGCATTAGCAAACATATGTGATTCTCTTAGTCATTGCTTGGATGCACTATATGCTGGAAGAAGTTCAATTG GATCTACAAAATGTTTTGAATACACATCACTGCTAGTAGACAGTGCGTTGCGGCTGGCCAGGGACAATGACAAG GTCAAAGCAAATGCTGTTAGGGGTTTAGGAAATCTTGCAAGATCTATCCAATTTATAAAACAATTACCTATTAATGGTGATCCACTGTATTCCATGCCTTCTAAAATTGAATACCACGGTGGAAAAGGATTCAAGGATCATGTGGAAAAAAGGTCACAATCAGTTCGAAGTTCCCCTGGGAGTTTCGATTGGCTTGATCAGATGGTGCAGGCTTTTCTTTCTTGTGTCACAACTGGAAACGTTAAG GTTCAATGGAACGTGTGTCATGCATTGAGCAATTTATTTCTGAACAAGTCTTTAAAGCTGCAAGACATGGATTG GACCTCATCTGTATTTAGTATCCTTCTGTTGCTACTTCGGGATTCTTCAAATTTTAAGATAAGGATACAAGCTGCTGCTGCCTTGGCTGCTCCAGAAACTATAAATG attatggaaaatcataTTATGATGTTGTTAAAAGTGTGGAGCAT
- the LOC121744074 gene encoding HEAT repeat-containing protein 6-like isoform X2 — translation MNLAIFKILSVSMSSSAVRSWRTAFLTLRDENSASPPCATIVRLLDKLILSPSDSLVAAAPQLPPHELTSDLILLLELARDLSYYQQGIEDVTQTFVKLSALIHAISHSSSLEMNSIMWGLVLDSFKRIVQVFFGNVETKRAIIRNVALIKPTKNCLESLRLLFSLYQTAASPSENGQLLNFVLEVVACFQGDSKHSTYFSDNYSVSRGVCEVLTIAFAMIGEAYSRVGASLPVEIWKSTIVVLRKVMDILASKGLLMEDYTVATFYVELLQCLHLVLAEPRGYLAEHVAGFVASLRIFFRYGLVNKPSVMNQPTNHLKGVGSTSQNMPFEVSNQPKSGPYRPPHLRKKVAANQQRKHEESLVSSGHEFISSDSDCSDNDGSVMDNSKAYLAKARLAAIICVQDLCRADPKLFTAQWTMLLPSNDVLQHRNYDTTLMSCFLSDPSLKVRIEAASTIMAMLDGPASVPLQVAEFKEHSKHGSFTTLSSSLGHILMQLHSGTLYLIKHETSNRVLALSFKILMLLIASTPYSRMPPELLSRIISSLQSTIEKGFPYHNDRNSLLAASIVCLTRALSVPASMCVNNMLLGEISSGCLEGQSSGVLFTLFQYSERLSTPSISLEALQALKSLSHNYPNVMTLCWEQISSIIYGVLSTFPDESSRLWRGNVEQTAASLKERVTTAAVKVLDESLRAISGFKGTEDLSTDKSLDSPFTSDFVKTKAISSAPSYSLETPVSTVDDSQTCILASERWLEATIKHMPLIINHSSAMVRAASVTCFAGMTSPVFISLPEDKQEYLTVSSINAALYDEVPSVRSAACRAIGVIGCFPQIYHSAEVLEKFILAAECNAHDSLVSVRITASWALANICDSLSHCLDALYAGRSSIGSTKCFEYTSLLVDSALRLARDNDKVKANAVRGLGNLARSIQFIKQLPINGDPLYSMPSKIEYHGGKGFKDHVEKRSQSVRSSPGSFDWLDQMVQAFLSCVTTGNVKVQWNVCHALSNLFLNKSLKLQDMDWTSSVFSILLLLLRDSSNFKIRIQAAAALAAPETINDYGKSYYDVVKSVEHIVENFKSDQIAEPSNFKYRIALEKQLTSTMLHLLALASRCDQRAIQDLLVKKASFLEVWIQNLCSSVGDTSNSLDEAKHASVDQKRDVIYRTIQSLVQVYESSNHHLLAQRFEKIGL, via the exons atgaatttagcaatttttaaaattttgagtgTTTCGATGTCTTCGTCGGCGGTGAGGTCATGGAGAACGGCGTTTCTGACCCTGAGGGATGAAAACTCGGCTTCGCCGCCTTGCGCCACCATCGTCCGCCTCCTTGACAAACTAATTTTGTCCCCATCCGACTCTCTCGTTGCTGCTGCGCCGCAGTTGCCACCTCACGAG CTAACATCCGACTTGATTCTGTTATTGGAGTTGGCTCGCGACCTCTCTTATTATCAACAAGGAATTGAAGATGTTACTCAGACCTTCGTTAAATTATCTGCATTG ATCCATGCAATCAGTCATTCCTCTTCTCTGGAAATGAATTCAATTATGTGGGGCCTTGTGCTTGACTCTTTCAAGAGGATAGTGCAGGTTTTCTTTGGCAATGTCGAAACAAAGAGAGCAATCATCAGAAATGTTGCTCTAATCAAACCCACCAAGAATTGCTTAGAAAGTTTAAG GTTACTTTTTAGTTTATATCAGACAGCTGCTTCACCATCTGAAAATGGGCAACTGCTGAATTTTGTTCTTGAAGTGGTTGCGTGTTTTCAAGGGGACTCAAAGCATTCTACATATTTTAGTGACAATTATTCAGTATCTAGAGGAGTGTGTGAAGTCCTTACAATTGCATTTGCCATGATTGGTGAAGCATACTCAAGAGTAGGTGCTTCTTTGCCAGTTGAAATCTGGAAGTCAACGATTGTG GTCCTTAGAAAAGTTATGGACATCTTGGCTTCTAAGGGTCTTTTGATGGAGGATTATACCGTTGCCAC GTTTTATGTTGAGCTTCTCCAATGTTTGCACTTAGTTCTTGCAGAGCCTAGAGGATATCTTGCAGAACAT GTGGCTGGATTTGTAGCATCATTGAGAATCTTTTTCCGCTATGGGCTTGTAAACAAGCCATCGGTTATGAATCAACCAACTAATCACTTGAAGGGAGTAGGATCGACAAGCCAAAACATGCCATTTGAAGTATCAAATCAACCAAAAAGTGGCCCATATAGGCCTCCACACTTACGAAAAAAGGTTGCAGCAAATCAACAGCGTAAACATGAGGAAAGTCTAGTTTCTTCTGGACATgaatttatttcatcagatTCAGATTGCAGTGATAATGATGGATCAGTGATGGATAACAGCAAAGCATATTTAGCTAAGGCGAGATTAGCTGCAATTATTTGTGTTCAG GATCTCTGCCGAGCTGATCCCAAATTGTTTACAGCTCAGTGGACAATGCTTTTGCCATCCAATGATGTGCTACAACACAG GAATTACGACACTACTCTGATGAGTTGCTTTCTTTCCGACCCTTCATTAAAG GTCCGGATTGAAGCTGCTTCTACTATTATGGCAATGTTGGATGGGCCTGCTTCTGTTCCCCTACAGGTAGCAGAATTTAAGGAGCACTCAAAACATGGGTCGTTTACCACACTTTCTAGTTCTCTTGGGCATATCTTGATGCAACTTCATTCAG GTACATTATATTTAATCAAACACGAAACAAGCAATAGAGTGCTGGCATTGTCATTTAAAATCCTAATGCTTTTGATAGCATCTACTCC ATATTCAAGAATGCCGCCTGAGCTGCTCTCTAGGATTATCTCTTCACTGCAGTCAACAATTGAAAAGGGGTTTCCATATCATAATGATCGGAATAGTTTGCTG GCTGCATCAATTGTTTGCTTAACCAGAGCTCTTTCTGTGCCTGCCTCGATGTGTGTCAACAATATGCTGCTGGGAGAAATTTCATCAG GATGTCTTGAAGGTCAGAGTTCTGGAGTACTGTTTACCTTGTTTCAATATTCTGAACGATTGTCAACCCCTTCAATAAGCTTAGAAGCACTTCAG GCTCTTAAATCTTTGTCCCATAATTATCCAAATGTAATGACCTTATGCTGGGAACAAATTTCCTCTATCATTTATGGAGTATTAAGCACATTCCCTGATGAGTCTTCAAGACTATGGAGAGGTAATGTTGAGCAGACTGCTGCATCATTAAAGGAGAGAGTCACGACTGCTGCTGTCAAG GTTTTGGATGAAAGTCTTCGGGCTATTTCTGGCTTTAAAGGAACTGAAGATCTTTCAACTGATAAATCTCTTGATAGTCCGTTTACATCTGACTTTGTGAAAACAAAGGCAATCTCATCAGCGCCATCATACAGTTTAGAGACCCCGGTTTCAACTGTTGATGATTCTCAAACATGCATCTTAGCAAGTGAGAGGTGGTTGGAAGCAACAATCAAGCATATGCCTCTTATTATTAATCATTCTTCTGCGATG gTAAGAGCTGCATCGGTGACCTGTTTTGCTGGAATGACTTCTCCTGTTTTCATTTCCCTTCCAGAGGACAAACAGGAATACTTAACTGTATCTTCA ATTAATGCTGCTCTATATGATGAGGTTCCTTCAGTTAGGTCTGCTGCTTGCCGAGCCATTGGTGTTATTGGATGTTTCCCACAAATATATCATAG TGCGGAAGTTCTGGAAAAGTTTATCCTAGCTGCAGAGTGCAATGCTCATGATTCACTGGTTTCT GTTCGTATTACAGCTTCATGGGCATTAGCAAACATATGTGATTCTCTTAGTCATTGCTTGGATGCACTATATGCTGGAAGAAGTTCAATTG GATCTACAAAATGTTTTGAATACACATCACTGCTAGTAGACAGTGCGTTGCGGCTGGCCAGGGACAATGACAAG GTCAAAGCAAATGCTGTTAGGGGTTTAGGAAATCTTGCAAGATCTATCCAATTTATAAAACAATTACCTATTAATGGTGATCCACTGTATTCCATGCCTTCTAAAATTGAATACCACGGTGGAAAAGGATTCAAGGATCATGTGGAAAAAAGGTCACAATCAGTTCGAAGTTCCCCTGGGAGTTTCGATTGGCTTGATCAGATGGTGCAGGCTTTTCTTTCTTGTGTCACAACTGGAAACGTTAAG GTTCAATGGAACGTGTGTCATGCATTGAGCAATTTATTTCTGAACAAGTCTTTAAAGCTGCAAGACATGGATTG GACCTCATCTGTATTTAGTATCCTTCTGTTGCTACTTCGGGATTCTTCAAATTTTAAGATAAGGATACAAGCTGCTGCTGCCTTGGCTGCTCCAGAAACTATAAATG attatggaaaatcataTTATGATGTTGTTAAAAGTGTGGAGCAT